A genomic window from Nicotiana sylvestris chromosome 11, ASM39365v2, whole genome shotgun sequence includes:
- the LOC138881551 gene encoding uncharacterized protein, which yields MEFARLCDYADNIEQTNPGSICLVKTDRNLEPGKNLFKYFYVCFDALKKGWLEGCRKIIGFDGCFLKGACKVDLELGDGAGLTIMSDMQKASFEVKLKEELAALGKLGKENNMCETFNSWILAPRHKSIITMLEDIRHKVVRRHVDMIQFAETWITDISHMARVILEENKELSRKCKVLSFGTDRFEVDEYEYRYIVNLRRRTCTCRSWQLRGIPCAHAISAIYHQEEEPYNYVDHWYRKEIFLKVYQYFLEPIPNMKMRPDTNNMVIEPPAPKPMPGRPQKKKRKANLDCAILDFSSCILLSIQTWIDYFVFFGPVHVF from the exons ATGGAGTTTGCTAGATTATGTGACTATGCTGATAATATTGAACAAACCAATCCTGGTAGTATTTGCTTGGTCAAAACTGATAGAAATTTAGAGCCTGGAAAGAATCTGTTTAAATATTTCTATGTCTGCTTTGATGCATTGAAGAAAGGTTGGTTGGAAGGATGCAGGAAGATCATTGGTTTTGATGGGTGTTTTCTAAAAGGAGCATGTAAGG TTGACTTGGAGTTGGGAGATGGAGCTGGATTAACAATTATGTCTGATATGCAAAAG GCTAGTTTTGAGGTAAAGTTGAAAGAAGAACTGGCTGCTTTGGGAAAGCTTGGAAAAG AAAATAATATGTGTGAGACCTTTAATTCTTGGATATTAGCACCTAGGCACAAGTCTATTATTACCATGTTAGAGGACATTAGACATAAAGTAGTTAGGAGACATGTTGATATGATACAGTTTGCAGAGACTTGGATTACAGACATTTCTCATATGGCAAGGGTGATTCTAGAAGAAAATAAGGAGTTGTCTAGAAAATGCAAAGTTTTGTCGTTTGGAACTGATAGGTTTGAGGTTGATGAGTATGAATACAGATACATAGTGAACTTGAGGAGAAGAACATGTACTTGTAGATCCTGGCAGTTAAGAGGGATCCCTTGTGCGCATGCAATATCTGCAATATATCACCAAGAAGAAGAACCATACAATTATGTGGACCACTGGTATAGAAAGGAGATATTTCTCAAGGTATACCAATACTTTCTTGAACCAATCCCCAACATGAAGATGCGGCCTGACACTAATAACATGGTAATTGAGCCTCCTGCACCAAAGCCAATGCCAGGCAGgccccaaaagaaaaaaagaaaggcaaACTTGGATTGTGCtattttggatttcagttcatGTATTTTGCTAAGTATCCAAACTTGGATTGATTATTTTGTCTTTTTTGGGCCAGTTCATGTATTTTGA